In the Verrucomicrobiota bacterium genome, AACTGATTTTAGTCGCCTCTTGCTTGGTGGTCTTTGGCTGTGCCACGACCAACAGTAGCCAAAGGGGTGTCGTTAATAAGAACGAGCTGGTGCGAACGACTGCGTTGAACTGGCTCTTTCTGACAGACGATAGAGAATATCTGACAAAAGAACGTTTCTTCGCGGAACCGCCTACCGAAAGACCGTTGATCGAGCTGCAAGCGGCGTCGGAGTTCCACGGATACGATTTTGTGGATCTACAGCAACGGACCTGGGATCGGGTGAAAATCGTCGAGCACGTAGGAGAATGAGCGAAGACCTTTCAGAGATTTTGCTGCATACGCCGCAGTCCATCATGGATGAGCCCGATCCTCGGGACCATCTGCCAAACATGAGTAGAGCAGCGGCCAACCTTTCAATCGATGAAATGCTGGCGATGCCTGGACTCGGGGAGTTTGGAGTCAAAGCGTCAAATCAAGGGCGTCGCTCGTCCTGCACTCTCCATGCAGGAGTCAATGGAATCGACATGCTTTATGGTCGGTTTTGGCCGGGAGAGGGTCCAAGTGGTTTGTCCCGTGAGGGTGCCTACAACGCGATCCGTAATCACTTTGGGCGACTTGATAAGGATGAGGGAATGACTTCCCGCCAAATGATGGAAGGGATGAAGGAAGTGGGTCTTCGATCTTCTTCGTTTTGGGAGCCTGACAGTGTCTTTGAAGCTCCACCTGCCGACTACAAAGACAGCTCGATCAAACTCGATTTAGGGTATTACAAAATGCCCACGTTTACCGACGAGGCGGGGCAGTTCGCCCCCGGAACCAATTACTCTCTGCGGATGTGGTTACAGTGGATCAAGCTGGAGCGGTTACCGATTTGGGTATCTACCAAAATACCCGTGGGGGACATGCGGTCTTCGCAGGTGAGGCGAACCGGGATCAGGGGTCAGGCGTTTTACCGGAGCCGCAATGAGCCTGGTTACTGGCACCGAGAAGTCGTTGAAAACCTTAGTCGTTTCCCCGATTCGAGGATCATGGTCACTTTGCTCGGATCATGGGATGAGCACGTAGGCGACAGAGGACGATTTCATGTGCCGTGGGAGAACTTCCTGAACCGCTACTACACCGGGCAGAATCACGCCCCTAAGAAGGGTCTGGCATGAGGCCGGAAGTAGTCAGAAAACGCAGGCTACAAAAGGCCCGATCTGAAGCTGCAAGGCGCGATGTATGGCTGACTGATCTGCATTGTTCCCCCGCGAAAGTCCATTGGGTATTGCCGGATGGGACCGTTCGGGGAAGAGTCAAAAATGGGCATGTTCTTGATGCTCCCTCAGCCTTCATTGACCGACACAATCGGTTGTGGGTGGACTGGCCTGGAGCCGCGTCGGACGGAGCGTCCTATCCGTCACCACAAGCAGAAGGATGGTGGACTAGACAAATCGGAAAACTGCTCAAGAAGGTAGTCGGCGACAGGCTCCTGGAAGGTGTTATCGCGGCCGCCTTCAAACACGACAGAATGGGCCGGAAGACACTGGTGTATTGGATTGAAGAAGAGCACCGGGAGTTGTTGGTGACGGTCTTTGATCCGAGGCACGGTCAGAATGTGATGAGGGAAGTGATCTCGGAGGCAAAGAAAGTCTATCTGAATCTTTCGATCGTTGAAGCTGCCAGGATATACGCTCACATGCTAGCGGCGTGGCCTGTGGATGAGACGGTTAGCAAGATTCAAACACTTCGGCAGAAACTCGGGCTAATCATCTTTCAGCCTTGGTATCGATTGATTCTTGGGACCGGAGAAGGCCGATGGGAGGTAGCGACATGAAGGTGAAAGAGCCAATTGTAAAAGGATTAACCCACCGTTACACAGGACGCAGTGGAGCTACTGTGGGTGTGGGCTCAGTAGTAGCCTTGCTCGCGTCGGACCCAGCGCAACCTACTGAACAGGATCTATTGAATGATCCTCCTGCTATCGTTTTAGAGGCAGCTCCAAAACCTGAGCCGGTTTTTGTGGAGGCTATGCCCGTTCCTGCAACCACTCAGGTGGAACAGAAGGTCAGAGAGACCGAAATCGCTAAGGACGGTGAGTTAAGAATTTACCGGAGCTTTGAGATGGTAGACGGGCAAGCGGTCTTGGAAGAGTATCAAGATAAATTGGCGGTCTGGGGGAAGAACGTAATTTCGAACGCCGAAGCCACAGCGACGAATTTATACAACGAAACTCAAGAGTTCTTAGATAACCCTGTGTTTGTAGAAACCAACGCTGACGTTCAGGAGCTACAGCAACATGTGGGTGCTGCCGCTGCCGTAGTTCAGAGAATTCTCGACCGTGCCGCAACAGATCCAATCCCGGTGCTCGGGGCGCTAGTCGGCGCGTTGCTGGCCTTATTTTCCAATCCGAAATCTGAACCGAAGAAGACCAATGAATAGAAAACTCGAGACGTTAATTTTAGGTTTAGTATGTATCGCAACGCTGGGCTTGGTTGGGTGCGCCAGTAAGCAGCCCACGTTTGTTCAAGGACCGCCTGTCGTGGGTGGAAAAATGCAGGATTTGCCCGCTCAATCCGCGCCGATGCTGGGAAGTTCTGATCAGGCTGAAGATGCTCCTGCACCTGTTTATGTCAGCCCGTATTTTGACGATGACGGCATGTTTCTTGGAACTATGGTCGGCGGGACGTTTATCCCTGACGGCCCGGGTTCTCCAATGATCCAGTCGGCTTTAACTCAACTCAGCACTCCCGAGGGGTGGTGGGAAGGTTGGATTAACTTCTTCACAGCATCAGATCGAAAGTTTGCACACGTAGAAATGGTCAATGGGATCCTTATCAATGCTTATGCCGAGTATCAAGATAGGTTCTACGCCAACAATAAGGTCAAGATACCGAATGAGTTTGGAGATATAGAGGTGCCAGTCGGCCAGCCCTGGCCGTTTGATATGTTTGCCAAATACTTCATCGCAGCGACGAGCCCTGCTCAGGAAATGGGAGTGGACGTGTGGTCCGGCTTGGCAGTATTCGGAGCGTTCAAAACCTTTGAGACCGTTAATAATGCGATGGATAGTGTAAACGCTACTAACCAGACTGTTATTGAAGCAGGCGCACAAGGAGCCGCTGGTGCCCTTGAAGGCGTAGGCGCGGGAGTGGAGGCTACGGTGACCGGAGCTGGATTGTTCGCAAGTCCTTAAAATTAAAACGAAGCCATGAGTCTACCGACAGTCACTTTTGATTCCGTTGTCGAATACACGCTCTACCGGCTGGGGCTTGAGCAGGAGTCGCCGCCGAGTGCGGACTACAATGATGTCAAGGCCATACTGAATATGCGGCTGAGGGAGTGCTGGGAGTATGCACAGTGGGATTTCCTGAAGGTGCTGGTGCACGAGGATACGCGGGCGGATGCGTATGTAGTTTCGGGAGCGGGGACGGTAGCTGTCGATGGGTATTATGCACGTAGGGGAGACTTTAACACATTCCCCCGATACTCGCAATACGAGAGCGATGGAGTGACAGTCGCAATTGACTTATTGGATGACCCGACACCGTTTAACCAACTTTGGCGACTAAGGAACCCCGATGGTTCAGTAACGTATTATACTTCAGGATCGATTGGGGTGGTGACCGAAACCCCGCCCGATCAAGGATGGATCGCAGCTTCTGGGGACGATCCCGCGCCCAGCGTTACGCGCAGCGTCTACCGCAGTATTGATCTTTCGGATGGCCGCACGGTCTTTGGTGTGTGGGCGGAAGACCCACGGGAGAATGAGCATGCGCAGATGGTGCGGACTTCGTTTTTCAACGGGACAGAATTGCGGTTGGATGCGAGTGCGCCGGACTGGGTCTACTACCACTACGCACCGGCTGCGCCGGATTGGCTGGACGATAGTCCTACGCCAACGGTCTACGAGGTGTTTCGCCAGCCAGCGGTGGAGCTGGCAGCAAGTGACTATTATGCAGGGCAGGGAAACACAGCAGCGGCCAGCCAGGCTAAGGCACGGGGGATCGAGCGGCTGGATGAGCTGTGCCGCCGCTACGCGCAGATGAACACGCAGCCCCGGGTGCAAGCACGGGTGCAGGTGCCACAGATGGGGTGGGGCCGGTAGAAGAATGAGGCCATGGCACTGCGCAATACCAATCTCAAATCCCTTCGCGAGCCGAAGATCACGCGGCTGCACAATAACCGCTTGCAGGTAGAGCGGTGGTTTGGCCCGCGCACGAAGACGCTGGTCTATTCCGATAAAGTTGCGGGGGAATTGTTGGCCGCGTTTGCCACGGCAGATAGTGCGACCGGACCTACCGGTAAAAGTAAACCAGTACGCACCAATGAGGCGTTTACGGATGTGCACTTGGTGGAGGTGTTTGCCGATGTGTCGCCGGATCTGGGGGGCATGTATGTCTACGAGCGGTATGTGACGCTGACGAGCACGTGGACGAATGAGGAGCCGGTGCGGGCAAAAGCCCCCCGGCGCGGACTACGGACGATGGAATACGTGGAGGTAGCCCTGCCCGGAACAGCAGTCGAGTATGACGAGGAGGATGTGGGCGTATCTACACTGGATTTCGGAGGCAAGACGCTGTACTTGGCGGAAGTGGACGACGACGCAGGCGATGACCGGATCGCTCGTGTGCGCACGCTGTGGATGGAGCCGGGCACACTGGGGCGAACAGAGGCACAGGGGCCGGTAGCGGGCACGATTGACATTGTTATTCAGGCATTTGCTACCCAACCAAGTGTGGCAAACACTGTTTTAACCCGAAAAGCGGAATCAGACTTTGAGGGTATCAAGACTTACAATTATCATTTTACGACGCGCATTGGAGAACAGCATGCGTTTTCCTATCCAACTACCTTGGATATTGTAGATCCGGGAACGGTGTCGCTAGAAGAACAGGCGTATGCCGTGCATACTGAGCAACTTTACGAAGCGGTTATTGATGGAGGAGCACCCAATCAACAGGGGTTTATCCGAACAACAGGGATGCCCGTCCTTACCGAAATCGATGATGTTGAAGAGGTCACTGACATTGAACCAATTAACAGGCGGGTTTTCGGAACCGTAGCCTATGTAAAACCAACTCGGGCCAGCCGCAAACCAGTAACGGCGACAGTTAGAGAGTGGATAACCAGTAATCCCCCAGCACCATCAACGCCATACGCAAACAATCTCGCGAGTTATGGAGTATGGATTACCGAGTCTGCAGTGCGGATGCGGGGTGTAGGTTCGAAACTTAATAAATCTACGCAGTATCTACCGCAAACTAAGCTCTTGAATTCAGCTGGACAAGAGGCAGCCACTTCGACTGCGGAGTCTATTCTTTATTTCTCATTTACAGAAGATTTGTCAGACAGACGCGAAAGCACAACCCGCACGTTAATCAGAGCCGAACAGGTAGGTACCGCGCCTTTGGAAACTGGTCTTTATGAGGTAAAGCCCACCTTTGCTTTTCGCGATCTCAACACGGGTACGCCCTACTACTCCGTAAAAGAAATCACCTTGTAAGACAGAACAATGCAAGTATCAGCACCCACCAATGTAAATGCAGCAGCAGAGAGCGCGGGGGTAATCCGTGTGACCTGGACCAATGCGCAAACTACACACGAGTTCAACAAAGTCGAGTATAGGGATATAACTGGCGCGGGTTCGTGGACGACTGCCAGTTCCACCATCGCTGCCGCAACTTCAACTTATGACATTACTGGACTGTCGGCACTCAATCAGTATGAGGTCCGGGTCAGTGCGCTGAATACGGCAGTGGCTCAGGTCGATGAAATTACTGCAGTCGCAGATTTAAGCGATAGCCTAGATGGGCTCTATTTTGATGTATATGATTCTGCTGGACCCGTTAGAGTGTGGTTCGATGTGGACAATAGTGGGACCAGTGCGCCTTCGGCTCCTACGGGTGGTCGGTTGCTCGAGGTGACGGGCATCGTCACCGATGCCAGTGCAACGTCCGCTGCCACAGCAATCGCTTCCTCGATTAACGGAGACTCCGAATTCAGCGCAAGTGCTGTAGGTGCTACGATTACAATCACTAATGCGAGCACGGGGGATCGCGCAGCAATCAGCTTGGGAACCTCAACCTTCGCCGGAGCGGGGACAACGACGGAGGGCGAAGACGGAAACTCAACTACGGTATCGCCATCGGCCAGTGTGTTTACGTGGCCCAGTGCGGCTGGAACCTATTGGGGATCGAGGATCAATGAAACAACAACCTCCTGGACTTATATCATCACCATTACAGGCAGTTCTCCATTCTTTGATGTAAGTGCTGCTCCAATATCCAGTGAACGGGTGGCGTATCCCGATGCGGTGATAAGCGAGTTCCGGTTTGGGCCACAAATCACAATTCCAAGTTATGTGTAAGTATGGACGAAGTTGAACAGGCTACTTCTTCGCGATTTAATCAACTAGATCTCGCGCGCAAACCTGAATTGGCAAAACGAATCCGGATTGAGACCCAAGAAGAGCCCGATGATGAGTTTGCCAATCGGAGAGCGGCTGGCGGTGGGTCGGCTGCTGGGATTACTCTGGATGTCGTCCTCGATGACAACACGGCAGGAACAGTAACGGTATCGGGGAGTTTTGACTGATGGCTATTTTACGAGCAGGGCCATTTGCAGACGTGTCCGATTCGTTTTTGGATATCGATCCAGACCCAGACATAAACACGACGGCCGACCCCGTAAACTGCGCGATGGACAACACCTCACCTCGTTGGCCTTGGCGGGTTTTTAGGATAGATCCGTTGTCTGGAGGGAACTACGAATACGATACAGTAAATTCTAATCCCGGGGCCTCTTATTCAACCAGTTTTTCAAATGAGGGTATACTTGAAGGAGATGGTGTCGCATGGAGATACCAAGCCGTGCAGGATTTTACACTAAATGGTTCTTACAATTGCAACAGTAGTGGAGGAAATCCGGGTCCAGATATAAGATTTTCTATTCGAGTAAGTGGAATAACTGTTTTTGCCGACAGTGATGGAGATGACGAATCAGCCAGTATAGGTGGGAGTTTCAGCATCAATTTGCCTGCTGCTGTAGTACCCATCTCAGTTAGAATTTTAGTCAATTCAGAAAATGCAACATCAGCATTTGGTAGTTTTCAGATCAATTTCCCGTAACTGCAAAAAGAAAAATAAACAAGGAGGAGTAGAACCATGACAGAGGAAGAGAAAAGAAAACGTGACAGGGAATTAGCAGTTGCCGCAGAGACGGATCGGACGTTGGCAGTGCTGCGAGCTAATGAGGCAAATGCAGCGGACGGCATCGAGTTTGGCACGGAAGGGACGGAAGCGGCAGGAGTAACCGGTCGGCCGCCGAGTCTTGACGAGATTATTCGGTTCCCAGGTGGCGGCGAGCTGTCAATGCGGCGAGTGCAGCCGATTGCGACGGAGACGCCCGAGCGGCAATACGGGGAGCCGCTCGACCCGCTGGAAGGGTTGTCCGTACAGGAACCCACGAATGCAACCAGCACTGCGGATCTGGCACGATTTGACAATGCGATGCGGCTGGATGTGGCAGCACCCCCGTCACAAACGCCAGTCTCTGTTGAAGAGATTGACCGGCTAACACGGCCGGACCTCACATCGGGGTCTGCCGCAAGACAGCGGATTGATGACAACTATTACGCAGAGATCGCGCGTGAACAGGAGGCAAAGAGGATAGACGAGATCACCTTTGGAACGGCTAACCTGACGGAGCGGAACCGCGCGTCGCGGGCAGGATTTGATCAAGGCGGTGGTCGGCCGCTGAGAAGTTCAGGCGACGCCCCGGCAGACATCCGCGCAATCGCTGCACAGGGGGGGCCAAGGAACGAACGGGAGGCCAATCGAGTAGCCCGCTGGGGAGGCAACTTAGATGCCTACATAGCGAGCCAAAAACCCCCTAGCCGCCAAGAGGTGGGTAGAGATATGTTTGTCGATGAGTTTGATCGATTGAGCAGATTTCCATCTGATACAACTTCCCTTCCCGAAGATTGGGAAACATCCATACTGCGATTGGAACGTGCGGGGCATCAAGAACAGGCAGACCGTATGAGGGACCTCGCGCCTCAGCCGGAGATCGGGTTTTCCACTCCAGAAGAGGCGCGGGCAGCGCTAGGGGGTTCTCCAGGGCAAATTACGCAAGATAGCAATGGCCGCTGGCGCGCCCAAATGCAAGTGAATCAAGAGAATGAACCTGCATCGCCTCAGCGGATTAGAATCGCAGAGGAAAGAAAGCGACTAATTGATGCAAAAGATTGGGAGGGCCTAGCGTTGATAATGGATCCTATAGAGGAAGCAACTGAAGAAGGATTAGGCCCAGTTGTACGACGGCCCCCGACCGCCGCTGACGCGGAACGCATTTACGGCAATAGTTTTTCTGGACCTAATCAAGATTCAGCTTCGGCGGTTGTGCCTTCCGGCGGAACTGTGCCAGAGGATAGCCCGTATACTGCCGCGCAAGAGCGAGGGATATCGGTTGTGATGCGGGATAATAACGTAAGTCGTCAAGAGGCAATTGATGGGCTGCGCAGGGACGGGCAACTTTAGCGTAGTATGGCCCGCGAACCGCAAGAGCTAGACCTTTCTGGGTTTGCTGCAGCAGTAGCCGAAGAAGCTCCTGGACGCACCGTTAATGCTGGTGCGGGCGCTGACCAAGTGAAACCCCAACCGAGCCTCGATTTAAGTGGATTTGCTAGAGAATTGGCTCGCCAACCGCAAAAGTTGGATCTTTCTGGGTTTGCGGCAGCAGTAGCCGAAGAGTCTCCTGCGCGCGGCGTTGATGCAAGCGGCCTGGCTGATACGGTAGAACCCAAGCCAAGTTTGGATTTGAGTGGATTTAAGGAAGCCGTTACCCCCCCAGAAGTTCCGATTGAAACACACCCATTTGTTCGCAACACACTAAGCGATCCTGTTTTGACCGATGAGCAACGGCGCACGCTGGTAGAGACCTACGGCCGTAACTACCTGGAAGCGTACGGCAAAGATCCCACGATGGCGGAATCGTTTGTCCTGAACTTCCGTGATGCATGGGGCAACTACAACACTTTGGGCGCCGAGCTCCGGCGGAAGAGTGTAGGTGGAGATCCTCTAATTGGTTACGGAGCCAACCAAGAGATCGAAGACAGCATCCGCGTTGAGAACTTGATCACCGCTGAGCTGAAGCGGCGGGAAGCTGGAGGTAAAGAGGAAAATATCCCAGTATGGGAAGCTATTGGAGGTATGCTCACAATAAGGCATCCTTGGCATAAAGGTTGGCGAGATGAAAAGTACTACCGCGCCGCAAAAGAAGAGGAATTACAGGGATTGCTTGTCGCTCATCGCACGGAACGTGCCGAACTTCAGGCGGAATTAAACGAGAAACGATTTGCTGGTCTTTTGGACGAAGCGGGAAAACAGGCAAGGTTTGCGGCTTTAAATTCTACAGGGGTAAAAGACAATGCGGCCGCGTTTGCCGGTCAGTTGGCGGGGGCGGCCGTAGATCCAATTAACTTTATTGGAGGATCGGTAAAACAGGTGGCATCGCTTCCCATGCGAATGACCGTTAAGGCCGGCGAGGTAGGAACGATCAACGCGTTAGCAAACCCGCTTCTGCAAAAAGGGGCGGAAAGTGCGAACGCTCAGGAGGGGTTTGAATGGAAGCGATTCTTTGCCGATGCAGGCTTGGGTAGTCTAGTGGGAGGATCGTTCCCTCTGTTGGGAGAGATTGGCCGGGTGATTGCCCGCCGCTTCGGAGTGCAACCAGAGGATCTGGCAAAGATGGATACTCAGCAGGCACTTAAGGAGATCGGTCGAAAGGCTGACCTCCCAGATACGGAGATTGCCCGTGCACTGACAGATGAAGCCGCAGAACAGGCCGAGCAGATTAAACAGCTTCGTGATAAAACGTCCGTATCGGCCGCAGACGAGGCGGCAGAGGTCAAAGTCTTGCAGGAAGCTGAAGGGAACCGTCAACGGGGTTTCTCGCGGCGAATGGAGGGTGACGAGCGCATGGATGTCAACGAGGTCCGCGCGAACCCGGAGGAATACTATACCCCACAGTCAAACGAGACAGGACGGCAGATTGTCACGCAGATGCCAGACTCGCAGTTGGAAGATGTCTTTCGAAAAGCAGAAGCAACGACAGGAAGTGGAGAAAACTATTCCGTTTTGGCAGGTCTTGAACTAATGAACCGACGTCTTACTCGCGGGGAACCCATACGTTCCATTCGGGAGGAACTGTCAAAGCGCGGAACTTCAGTGGCCCAGATGTTGCAACAGTTTGGTGAGATCAAGACGACCACCCCTGCTGGGATGGTGTCGATGGTAGACGATTTGGCCGCTCAATTTAATCGAAAGATCCCCGATCAAGCCCTACAGCGTGGAAGGGAACTGGCCGATGCACGGTTGCAAGCAATGGAAAGACTGAAGGAGGCAGAGGTAAGCTTGCAGCAGAACTTTACCGATAAGACTGCCGCTCAGATAGCGGGATTAAAGAAAGAGGCTGCTGCGACGGCGAGGGCCTTTGATGAGTGGGCAATGGATTACACGCCTCAGCGCATGTTTAAAACGTTGGCGGACACGATGAAACTAAATTTACTTACATCGAGTTCGCTGATGATAAACGTGATTGGCAACATGACGTTGCAGCCTGTTTGGATCAGTAAGAACATCATAGGTTCGGGACTTGATTTTCTTGTGAGCTTGAGAACAGGAAAACGCACTCGAAAACTTAATCCAAAGGACTACGGCGAAGGGTTGAAAGGGGCGTTTGATGGATTAAAACAGGGGGCCGAAGTTCTGTTAAAGGGTGGTTCTCCAGACGATTACATAAAAGCGGAGCTGCACCGAGGCTTTAGACCTATGCGTGCTATGATCCAAGCCTTATCTCCTTCATCTCGTGGGATTATGCCGGTGATGGAAAACGGACAAGTCGCACTATCAGATAGAGCAAAGAAGCTACTTGAGGGATTGTTTGGAGTGCCTCCTGAAGCGGTTGCCCGTATGCTCCAGTTTGGGGACAAACCGTTCCGTTATGGGGCAGAGCGTGCAGGTCGATCACAGGAAACGGCGTTAAGAGGTTTGCGTGGAGTAGATCGCGAAAGGTTTATTCAACATCCAGACCCAGTCAGCAGAGATTTAATTGCGGAGAAGGCTAAAGCTGCGGTTTTCATGCAAGATAATGCGTTTTCTCGTAAGTTTGCTGAATGGATGCGTGACTTGGAGAAGATTCCAAAGGTTGGCGGTGCCCTTCGTTACGTAACGTCGGCTGTAGTTCCGTTTGTTCAGTTTCCAACCAACTTTATCGTGGAGGCAGTTCGATACAGAGTCCCTGGAATTAGTTTTGGAATGGCGGTGTATCGGGCGGGCCAAGGGCAACAAGACAAAGCGATTGATCATTTGGCCGCAGGGTTGGCGGGGATGACAATGTTTGGGGCTGCTGGATATTTGTGGCAGAACGGTGTGGTGACTCCGCACATTGATTATCGGGACAAGAAATTGAAAGCCTTGAGTTACAGTTTTGCTCAACCTCCTGGGTCAATGAATCTTAGTGGACTGAGGAGGTTGCTAGTTGGAGAGGACGGCAGTTTTCAAGATGGAGATATCACCGTCGCCTATGAAAAACTTGGGATATGGGGAATGATTCTTCAGGGCGAAACCGAAATGCAATGGAGGCAGGAGAAAGACAAGGCAGAAGGAAAGATCGTGCCTCCATTGGAATGGTGGAACCGGGCGATCCCATCGTCAGAAGATATGCCAAATACGTTGAGCTACATCGCTGAAGCGACTCCTCTCTTAAATATGGCCGGATTTCTCGGAGCCATCCAATCAGGACGTGCGGATCGTTGGGCACGTAATTTCTTTCAAGCTGTAGGATCAACAGTCGTTCCAAATACGTTAACCGCTGCTTTAAAAACGCAGTATGAATACATTCCAGAACTGACCGGCGAAACGATTGGAG is a window encoding:
- a CDS encoding fibronectin type III domain-containing protein gives rise to the protein MQVSAPTNVNAAAESAGVIRVTWTNAQTTHEFNKVEYRDITGAGSWTTASSTIAAATSTYDITGLSALNQYEVRVSALNTAVAQVDEITAVADLSDSLDGLYFDVYDSAGPVRVWFDVDNSGTSAPSAPTGGRLLEVTGIVTDASATSAATAIASSINGDSEFSASAVGATITITNASTGDRAAISLGTSTFAGAGTTTEGEDGNSTTVSPSASVFTWPSAAGTYWGSRINETTTSWTYIITITGSSPFFDVSAAPISSERVAYPDAVISEFRFGPQITIPSYV